A window from Argopecten irradians isolate NY chromosome 3, Ai_NY, whole genome shotgun sequence encodes these proteins:
- the LOC138319515 gene encoding alpha-(1,3)-fucosyltransferase C-like, with translation MSYRRDSDIHEMYGRFKNGPKQPVRMPNITAKFRFFNSNNSSVSSRKFASTAWFVSHCFSQSKRDVYVKLLNKTHPVDVYGECGTLECLPRYSTKCHNLLRDNYKFYLSFESSFGIDYITEKSLKFYYKNIDAIPITRGYPGMYPLYLPPGSYIDTGRFQDIEELGQFLNKLSQNPTRYRQYFQWRNYYQAAIDRFYGWCELCKRLHMPDVNTKYQRVYHDFYNWKFGSSNLTTIKIPKDIH, from the coding sequence ATGAGCTATCGCAGGGACTCGGATATCCATGAAATGTACGGACGTTTCAAAAATGGTCCCAAACAGCCAGTGCGCATGCCCAATATTACCGCAAAGTTTAGATTCTTCAACTCGAACAATTCTTCAGTGTCTAGCAGAAAATTTGCATCTACAGCATGGTTTGTGTCTCATTGTTTCTCTCAGAGTAAACGTGATGTTTACGTCAAACTACTCAACAAAACACATCCCGTGGATGTATACGGAGAATGTGGTACACTCGAATGTCTGCCGAGATATTCGACGAAGTGTCATAATTTATTGAGAGATAACTACAAATTCTACTTATCATTTGAAAGCTCTTTCGGGATAGATTACATTACGGAAAAGAGTTTAAAATTTTACTACAAGAATATAGATGCCATTCCTATCACTCGGGGATACCCTGGTATGTACCCTTTGTATCTACCTCCCGGATCATACATAGACACTGGTCGCTTCCAGGACATCGAAGAGCTGGGACAATTCCTTAACAAACTGAGTCAAAACCCTACTAGATATAGACAATATTTTCAATGGAGGAACTATTATCAAGCAGCCATTGATCGATTTTATGGATGGTGTGAACTCTGCAAGCGATTACATATGCCAGATGTAAATACAAAGTACCAAAGAGTCTATCATGATTTCTACAACTGGAAGTTTGGATCATCAAACCTCACAACGATCAAAATCCCAAAGGACATACATTAA